The following proteins are encoded in a genomic region of Lytechinus variegatus isolate NC3 chromosome 7, Lvar_3.0, whole genome shotgun sequence:
- the LOC121419431 gene encoding G-box-binding factor-like isoform X1: protein MGQVCPASTPSQQYVPTNCQGVSTSTTYEKRKIETNQPCVESRLISRGASCTQDDIRRSLRKEKELQKTSLRSGNISEGNKDDECLHPKHRHSSRSIQNPSIERHRPDGQDSLRNKEHREKDRKAKKHQHHKHGHDDALQVIRDEFEQFERTHHHETQRNHQYHKTHLLHQKGAVLHVESQVVAKQKVSARQRKHDPQHHHQHDKVVRQENEFKIAEVNRKERDKFRHSPHVAYSSQNEHNAKISARKTHLPNNSQSKRSSEKSQKEWSNRMEADSSRSSVKTKQKEKSARGSQRTRKLEDPVYSLPPIIK, encoded by the exons ATGGGGCAAGTGTGCCCAGCCAGTACTCCATCCCAGCAGTATGTACCTACTAACTGCCAAGGTGTGTCCACCAGTACAACCTATG aaaagagaaagattgagacaAATCAGCCATGTGTGGAATCCCGACTGATATCACGAGGGGCGTCGTGTACTCAAGATGATATAAGACGCTCACTAAGG AAGGAGAAAGAATTGCAGAAAACATCCCTAAGATCCGGCAATATATCAGAGGGCAATAAAGATGATGAATGTCTGCATCCCAAGCACAGGCATTCATCACGATCCATTCAGAATCCAAGCATTGAAAGACATAGACCTGATGGTCAAGACTCACTCAGGAATAAAGAACATCGCGAGAAAGACAGGAAAGCAAAGAAACATCAGCATCACAAACATGGGCATGATGATGCCCTCCAAGTAATCCGAGATGAATTTGAACAGTTTGAGCGCACACATCATCATGAAACACAAAGAAACCATCAATACCATAAAACGCATTTACTTCATCAAAAAGGTGCAGTATTGCATGTAGAGTCACAGGTTGTAGCCAAGCAAAAAGTGTCAGCAAGACAACGAAAGCATGATccccaacatcatcatcaacatgatAAGGTTGTTCGGCAAGAGAATGAATTCAAAATTGCAGAAGTGAACAGAAAAGAGCGTGATAAATTCAGACATAGTCCTCATGTTGCGTACAGCTCCCAGAATGAACATAATGCCAAAATTAGTGCAAGAAAGACCCATCTGCCAAACAATAGTCAGAGCAAAAGGTCTTCTGAGAAATCGCAGAAAGAATGGTCTAACAGAATGGAGGCAGATTCTTCAAGAAGTTctgtgaaaacaaaacaaaaagagaaatcaGCTAGAGGGTCACAAAGAACAAGAAAACTAGAAGATCCTGTTTATAGTTTACCTCCCATTATCAAGTAA
- the LOC121419431 gene encoding G-box-binding factor-like isoform X2, whose amino-acid sequence MGQVCPASTPSQQYVPTNCQEKRKIETNQPCVESRLISRGASCTQDDIRRSLRKEKELQKTSLRSGNISEGNKDDECLHPKHRHSSRSIQNPSIERHRPDGQDSLRNKEHREKDRKAKKHQHHKHGHDDALQVIRDEFEQFERTHHHETQRNHQYHKTHLLHQKGAVLHVESQVVAKQKVSARQRKHDPQHHHQHDKVVRQENEFKIAEVNRKERDKFRHSPHVAYSSQNEHNAKISARKTHLPNNSQSKRSSEKSQKEWSNRMEADSSRSSVKTKQKEKSARGSQRTRKLEDPVYSLPPIIK is encoded by the exons ATGGGGCAAGTGTGCCCAGCCAGTACTCCATCCCAGCAGTATGTACCTACTAACTGCCAAG aaaagagaaagattgagacaAATCAGCCATGTGTGGAATCCCGACTGATATCACGAGGGGCGTCGTGTACTCAAGATGATATAAGACGCTCACTAAGG AAGGAGAAAGAATTGCAGAAAACATCCCTAAGATCCGGCAATATATCAGAGGGCAATAAAGATGATGAATGTCTGCATCCCAAGCACAGGCATTCATCACGATCCATTCAGAATCCAAGCATTGAAAGACATAGACCTGATGGTCAAGACTCACTCAGGAATAAAGAACATCGCGAGAAAGACAGGAAAGCAAAGAAACATCAGCATCACAAACATGGGCATGATGATGCCCTCCAAGTAATCCGAGATGAATTTGAACAGTTTGAGCGCACACATCATCATGAAACACAAAGAAACCATCAATACCATAAAACGCATTTACTTCATCAAAAAGGTGCAGTATTGCATGTAGAGTCACAGGTTGTAGCCAAGCAAAAAGTGTCAGCAAGACAACGAAAGCATGATccccaacatcatcatcaacatgatAAGGTTGTTCGGCAAGAGAATGAATTCAAAATTGCAGAAGTGAACAGAAAAGAGCGTGATAAATTCAGACATAGTCCTCATGTTGCGTACAGCTCCCAGAATGAACATAATGCCAAAATTAGTGCAAGAAAGACCCATCTGCCAAACAATAGTCAGAGCAAAAGGTCTTCTGAGAAATCGCAGAAAGAATGGTCTAACAGAATGGAGGCAGATTCTTCAAGAAGTTctgtgaaaacaaaacaaaaagagaaatcaGCTAGAGGGTCACAAAGAACAAGAAAACTAGAAGATCCTGTTTATAGTTTACCTCCCATTATCAAGTAA